The stretch of DNA TATTTGGACCTTCGTCGTTATCTAGCAAGCGTTTGTGGTCTTGTGCCACTGGCAAACTTACAAAATTTTCGCCGTCACAAATAGCAAAAAAGCTGAGCTCAAAGCCGTCCAAAAACTCTTCAACAACAACAAATTTACCAGCCTCGCCAAAGCTAGCTCCACTTAGCATGTCGCTAACTGCCTCTTTGGCCTCCTCTTTAGAGTTTGCGATTATAACGCCTTTTCCAGCACAAAGACCATCTGCCTTTACGACCATCGGCGCGCTTAAGGTATCAATAAATTTAAATGCCTTTTCTTTATCATCTGTGTTTAAATATCTTGCGGTTTTTATGTTATTTCTAGCCAAAAAGTCCTTCATATAGGCTTTGCTAGCTTCAAGTCTAGCAGCTGCTTTGCTTGGTCCAAAGATGAGCAAACCCTCTTTTTTAAAGATATCCACTACGCCTTCACTAAGCGGCGCTTCAGGTCCTACGATAGTTAGCTCGATACTATTTTTTTTAGCAAAATTTGCAAGTTCATAAAAGTCTTTTATGTTTAAATTCTCACCAAGGCGTGAGATCGCACCATTTCCTGGCGCAAAGTATAAATTTATATTTTTTTCGTTTTTTAGTTTTAGAGCAATGGCGTATTCGCGGCCGCCACTTCCTATTATGAGAATATTCATTTCATCTCCGTAAATTTAAAAAACCCGAGTGGGCGTCGCATAGAAGAGTGGCCCATAAACAAAGCCAATCTTGCAAATAGATGGATACCAAACGGTTGCAACTTCTCGCCTTTTCAGACTCAAACGAAGCCACATCACAAGGCACCCATACCTTTTCGCTAACAAAAAAGTGTTGGACCCCGTAAAATGCTGACTCGCTTCACTCAGGCAATAAAATTATATAAATTCTTTGCTTAAAGTAATGTTTTGGCAAGCGCGATACAGGCGTTTATATCTTGACTTTGGCTTACTATTGGCTCGGTAAATTTTAGCTCTTTTGCAGTTACCTTTCCAATGCTTACCACTTGATAACTCTCATCCCAGCCAAAATTACTAAGAAAATTTTTGACATTTAGCGGAGAAGCGAAGATCAAGATACTATTTTTTGGTGGTTTTAGCTCCATTTTGTAAGGATTTAAGACATTTTCATAGGCAACGATCGCTTTTATGTTTACGCCGCCATCTTGCAAAATTTCTAAGAAATTTGAAGCACTATCTTTACCTTTTAGATAAATAACCTTTTTACCTTTTAAAAGTGGCAAAATTTCTCTTGCAAAGTCATCTCCGTGAGCATTCTTTCCGGTATAAATTTCACTAAATCCAAACTCTCTTGCGGCTACCGCACAACTATTTGCGATGGCAAAAACTGGCAAATTTATAGCTTTTATATTGTTAAATTTTAATGCATTAAAAGCATTTTTAGAAGTAGCTACCAGCACGTCATAGTCACTTAAATTTAATTCAAATTTTAAAAACTCTATCTTGCTAACGCTTAAATTTACAACGCTCTCATCAGCCGTTTTTGTATTTGAAATAAGATAAATTTTACGCAACTCTTTTTAACCTAAAAAATGATATCAAAGCAAGTAATGTGCAAGCTAAAATAACAATAGAAGTCGAATAAAATATATCACCAAGCCCAACTAGCGGAGAGACGACTCCACCTAAGAAAAATGGGCAAAATCCAAGTATCGCTGAGGCTGATCCTGCGTATTCTCTACCTTCGTTCATAGCTAGCGATGAAGCAGTTGGCAAGACAAATCCTGTAAAAAGAAGCAATAAGAAAAATGCGATAATGACGCCGATCACTTCAATTTTAGAGCAAAGCATGAAAGCAATAAAAATGCTAGCAAACAAGGTGCCAAAAAGCCCGGTTTTTAGTGCTTTTCGCTCATTTAAAAGACTAGCAAGCCTTGCTCCTATAACAAGTCCTAAACCATTTGAAGCAAAGCAAAAGCTATAACTTACTGGACTTAAAGAATAAAATTCTTGAAAGATGAACGAAGATGACGCTATATAGGCAAACATCGCACCCATCGCAAATGTCTGAATGCTTACGAAAAGCATAAATTTTTTCTTTCTTAAAATTTTGCCAAAAACACTATAAGTCACTAGCAAAGGCATTTTTAAGCGATTTGACTGACTTAAGCTCTCTTTGAAATAAAAATTTGCGATAAAAAGCAAGATACCAATGATAGTAAGTGCCATAAAAATGCCACGCCAGTCGGTAAATTTAAGCAATAAACTACCGCCAATTGGCGAGAGTATCGGAGCAAGGCCATTTACAACCATCATAATACTAAAAAATTTAGTCATTTCATGGCCCTTATAAAGGTCGCTCACAACGGCTCTTGAGATGACTAAGCTGCCGGCACTTGCAAGCCCTTGAATAATTCTCATAAAGATAAAAAACTGGATATTTTGCGAGAAAAATATAAAAATAGTGCTTATCGTATAGACGATGAGCGAGATGGTAAGGGGCAGTTTTCGGCCAAATTTATCACTTATTGGGCCAACTATTAGCTGACCTATGGCTAAGCCTGCCATTGATGTCGTGATCGTTAATTGCGTAGCTGTAACACTTGTTTTAAACCACTCGGTAATAGCCGGAAGTGCTGGCAAATAAAGATCTGTAACAAATGGTCCAAAGGCAGAGAGAGCGCCTAAAAATAGCAATAAAAATAGCTTGGAATTTTCTTTTTTCATAGTTTTTTCTTTTTTTGGAGCGATTATATTATGGTTTTACTTTTTGCTTTATTAAGTATAAATTTACTATTGTTATTATAGAGAAAAAGCCCTAAAAATAGGGCTTAGTATTACATTTTGTCTTTAGTGACGATTAAGAGCATTTTAAATTTATCTTTTATCTTTAATCCGTGTGGTATTTTGCCTGGTAACACGATGGTATCGCCTTTTTTGATATCAAAATGTTCATCACCAATAGTTAGCTTCATCTCACCATCAAGTGCGATAAGTAGTGCATCGCCTGGAGCTGCGTGAGTTGAAAGCTCTTGGTCTGTGTCAAAACTAAGTAATGACATTGAGCCGTTTTCGTTCTTTACGAGCGTTTTGCTCACGATTTTGCCTTTTTCGTATTCCACTGCATCAACTAAGCTAAAAATAGCTGCCTTAGGTAAATGATCTATCACTAAATCCTCCTTAAAATCAATTGAAATATATTTCGTTGGTTCGTTAAAAACTAGCTTGCGCCACACTTTTTTCTCTATCAGGCAAGCTTGCTCATTGCCTATATGTATCTGCTTTTCGCCGTAGTATAGGCTAGCACCGCCTTCTACAACCCATGCGAGGCTATCGCAAAACAGCATCTCATGATCTAGCTCCTCGCCCGTATCAAAAGCAAATACATCGATATGAGCATTCTCGCAATCAAAAATTCTCTTGCTAACGACACTTTTCGCGACGACTTTCGTGTCGGCGTTTAGATTGTAAATTTTACTCATTTTATATCCTTTTTGCAAAATTATAAAAGGTTAAGAGCCAAATTTCATTGACCAATGTTAATAAAAAGAGAAAAAATATCCTAATTAAAACTAATGCATATAAGGAAGTTCCCTTTATAGAAAAATTCCATAAAATGGATTTGGTGCCCCTATTCCCACTCAATAATTACCATATCATATTTGTTTCTTTTATTCTATAACAGTATCTTTTTAGTTTCTGTTTTTAATATGCGTAACCCAGCTTCCTTGCCGTAGTTTTGTAAGCTTCGTTAAGTACTAATCCAATACCCATTTGATGGAATTTCTTTTTTATGCCAATTACAAAAATATCTGCACAATCCTTGTCAGTTGTATTAATACAACAAAACCGACTAACTCATCATTCATGTGACAAGCGAGAAAAGGCTTTTCCTGTGAATCACAAATATACTCTTCTGTGCTTTACGGTATTCCAAACCATTCTGAAAGGTCATATAATATTTCTTTTGATGCACCTTCCTTTTCCAGTTTATCTTCAACTTCTTTTATTTTTATATCGATTTACTCCTCCGCAGCTTCTATACTTTTAAATGTATACCTTTATTTCTTAAATTTTCTATGCAATCAGCCAGATATTCAATATTGTGCTCTTTGTAAATTGGACTGCCTATAATCTCCTCTTTAAGATTATCGTACTTTTCTGCTGTGCTTCCTCTATAATTTTTATCTTTCCATTCCGCAGAAACTTTATATCCTCTTTTTTCCATCTCCACCATAACCAATACATGGTAAATAAAAAGATGATATGGGGAATATGTAAACACATAATCTACGGTTTTATGTTTCTTTTTCCATCCATTGCCCCTCAAAGCACAACATTCCCTGTGTTGTCCAAGAAGCTGATTTTTAGGCAATAAGTGTATAAGTTTTTCATGCCATAGTCTCATATTTTTCTCCTGTTAACAAGGTTGATTTTTCTAAATATTCATTAGGGTATTTCTTTAGTAAAGTGTTAATGCATTCAATTACAGCCTTCTGACTATTCTCCCCTTCCATATATCCATTTAATATATCAAATAATACCTGTTTTTCAATTGTACTTGCATCTTTTTTGAAATATCCCCATATATGAAGAACAGCATTACTAAAATCTTTTTTACTCTCCTTCATATCTCTTGTTTCCTGTATTTTTTCATTTAGCCATAAAACATCCAATTCTTTTTCCTTCAAGTACTCCCTTATCTCCAGATATGCTTTTTGCGATTTGCTTAGTACATAATATTTATTTTTTGCCCACAACTCTTCGCATTCTCTTCTTATGTCTTTTTGTCCCATATTGACACCTCTTTCCAAATATTCAAACTAAAACAAATCCCATATAATGTATCACTCTTTAAGTTTTTATTAATAGCATTTAAATTTTTTATTCAGGTAAGGTATAAATGAATATCCTGCATTATTAGTATGTTAAAGTGGGTTCAGATACAAAGGATTTTTATTACTATAAGAGCTATTCAAATTTATTAACCACTGTTTCCACAAAAGCCTACCACCAAAATAATGGAAGGCTTTCTAAACAATTTATCTAAATTCAATAACTCCCTTTTAAACCTACTTTTTCTCATTTTTAGTATCAAAATAGTATCACTAAGGAGCTTTTTGCTTCTGTAAAACTGTTGTAATATTGTATTTTCAACGGTTTTACAGCAAAAATATTTTTTTACTCTATTCCCACTCGATAGTTGCAGGTGGCTTGCTTGAGATGTCATAAACTACGCGGTTTATGCCATTTACCTCGTTTATGATGCGGCGGCTTACGTTTTCAAGTAGGTCGTAAGGAAGCCTTGAAAAGCTTGCAGTCATGCCATCGCTCGCATCGACTACACGCACACAAACAGCGTTTTCATAGGTGCGGTTATCACCCATTACACCAACAGAATTTACATTTAAAAGCACACAAAATGCCTGCCAAGTTTTGTTATACCATCCACTACTTTTTAGCTCATCACGTAAGATCACGTCAGCTTTGCGAAGTAGCTCAAGGCTTGGTTTATTTACCTCACCCATGATGCGGATAGCAAGGCCAGGTCCTGGGAATGGGTGACGAAAAACTAGCTCGCGGCTTAGTCCAAGCTCAAGACCTAGCTTTCTAACCTCGTCTTTAAAAATCTCTCTTAAAGGTTCTATTAGCTCAAATGTCATCCAATCAGGTAAACCTCCAACGTTGTGGTGGCTCTTTATCGTCTTGCTTGAGCCAACTACGGAGCTTTCGATGATATCAGTATAAAGAGTGCCTTGAGCTAGAAATTTCACATCACCATGCTTTTTAGCCTCTTGCTCAAAAATTTCTATAAATGTCTCGCCTATAATCTTGCGTTTTTTCTCAGGATCAACCACACCAGCCAAGCGTCCAAGAAAAGTCTCGCTCGCATCTATGCTAACTAGCTCAACACCAAGCTTTGTTCTAAATGTAGCTTCAACCTGCTCTCTTTCATTTGTTCTAAGAAGTCCGTTATCAACAAAAACAAGGATCAAATTTTCAGGCACGGCGGCCGCTAAAAGTGCCGCAGTCACAGAGCTATCCACGCCGCCACTAACTGCACAAAGTACCTTATGAGTGCCTACTGTTTTTCTTATCTCTTCTATCTTATTTTTAGCGAAGCTTCCCATGTTCCACGTGCTCTCGCAGCCGCAGATATATTTAGCGAAATTCTTTAAAATTTGCGTACCGTATTCGCTGTGTTGTACCTCTGCGTGAAACTGGATCGCATAAAATTTACGTTTATCATCGCCAAAAGCACAATAAGGCGAATTTTCACTAACAGCGATCACTTCAAAGCCCTCTGGCAAGTCCTTTACATAGTCACTATGACTCATCCATACGATTTGTTTTGAAGGTGTATCCTTAAATAGCTCATGCTCTTTAATCACGCTAAGCTCTGCCTTGCCATACTCTTTTTGATCGGCCGCTAAAACCTCAGCCCCATGTGTATGAGCAAGTAGCTGCATACCGTAGCAAACACCAAGGATAGGGATATTTAGCCCAAAGACGCCGTTATCGCAAAAATAAGCATCTTTAGCATAAACGCTAGCTGGACCGCCACTTAAAATGATACCTTTTGGCTCTTTCGCCTTTATCTCACTAAGCTTTGCATTAAATGGCAAAATTTCAGTGTAGACGCTCTCTTCTCTTAGCCTTCTGGCTATTAGCTGAGTGTATTGCGAACCAAAATCCAAAACTATAATCGTATTGTTCATTTATAACCTTTTAAAAATAGATATGAAAAATTTCAAACTGCACATACCAAACAATGATCGATACGATATATCCTAGAACCACCATCCAAGCGTATTTCATATGTGCACCAAAGGTATAAATTCCTTTTAATTTACCCATTACTCCAACACCGGCTGCTGAGCCAAAGCTGATCATCGAACCACCGATACCAGCAGTTAGTGTCACTAGTAGCCACTGACTCATCGCCTCGCCTACATCAGCTCCCATTGCTGGATTTGCTTTTAAAACAGCTGACATAACAGGGACGTTATCAACGATCGCTGAAAGGAAGCCAACGCCAATATTTACAGCAGTTGAGCCAAATTTATCATAAAGTGATACAGCGTAATTTAAAAATCCAGCAAAATGAAGAGCGCCAACTGCAGCTAAAATTCCAAAGAAGAAAAATAGTGTATTGTTTTCGATCTTTGACATATAGTGAAATACATGCATTGGCTCTTCATTTTTGTGAGCTTTTTTGAAATAGTAAGTATAAAGACTAAGAAGCGAGAAGCCAAACATCATTCCCCACATCGCTGGCAAGTGGAAAAGCTGATGCATCATAACTGCACAAAAGATAGTAAATGCGCCTATTGCAATAACTGCTTTACCACCTTTTTTGATAACAACTTTTGGCTCGTTTGCTACGTCAAAATGCGGTGCAGTACTTGGCACCACGCGAGAAAGTAAAAATGCCGTTACAAACCAACCTACGATAGATGCTGGAAAAAGTGCGAAAAAGTCGACAAATGGTGCTTTTCCAGCAGCCCAAGCCATAAGCGTAGTGATATCGCCAAATGGACTCCATGCTCCACCTGCGTTTGCTGCTACGACGATGTTTATCGCACCGGCTACTAGGAAATTTGTATTATTTCTATCTATCGTTAGAAGAACGGTTGAAAGAATAAGCGCTGTTGTTAGATTATCAGCTACTGGGCTTATGAAAAATGCCAAAATACCAGTTAGCCAAAATAGTTTTCTATAAGTATAACCTTTTGATACGAGATTATATTTAAGTGCATTAAATACATCTCTTTCGATAAGTGCTTCGATAAAAGTCATCGCTACCATCAAGAAAAATACAATCTGAGCGATCTCTAAAATCAGGTGATTTACCTCATGTTCAAGCGAATGCACATCCATACCATTTATAAGCATATAAACGCCGATAAGTAGGAACATAAACGTACCGATAAAGATAGCAGGTTTTGCTTTGTCGATATGGAAATTTTCTTCTGCTGCTATGAAAAAATATCCAACAACAAAAATTATAAGCGATAAAATTCCTGCCCATGTAGTAGTTAAGTCAATAGCTGCGGTTTCTCCATCAGCACCAAAAGCCATCGCAAAAAACAAGCCTAGAAGTCCAAAAAACCTCATTATACTCTCCTTGTAGAATAAAAAATCTTGGTATATTACTTAAATGAGCCTAAAAATTAGGTTAGTTAAAATTATTAAGCTTACATTACATTTTTATTTAAATACGAAAATTTTACTAGATTTTGTTTATCTTGTCAGTTTTCTTTTCTTTTACGGGAGC from Campylobacter concisus encodes:
- a CDS encoding YbgA family protein; protein product: MGQKDIRRECEELWAKNKYYVLSKSQKAYLEIREYLKEKELDVLWLNEKIQETRDMKESKKDFSNAVLHIWGYFKKDASTIEKQVLFDILNGYMEGENSQKAVIECINTLLKKYPNEYLEKSTLLTGEKYETMA
- the nhaD gene encoding sodium:proton antiporter NhaD, producing the protein MRFFGLLGLFFAMAFGADGETAAIDLTTTWAGILSLIIFVVGYFFIAAEENFHIDKAKPAIFIGTFMFLLIGVYMLINGMDVHSLEHEVNHLILEIAQIVFFLMVAMTFIEALIERDVFNALKYNLVSKGYTYRKLFWLTGILAFFISPVADNLTTALILSTVLLTIDRNNTNFLVAGAINIVVAANAGGAWSPFGDITTLMAWAAGKAPFVDFFALFPASIVGWFVTAFLLSRVVPSTAPHFDVANEPKVVIKKGGKAVIAIGAFTIFCAVMMHQLFHLPAMWGMMFGFSLLSLYTYYFKKAHKNEEPMHVFHYMSKIENNTLFFFFGILAAVGALHFAGFLNYAVSLYDKFGSTAVNIGVGFLSAIVDNVPVMSAVLKANPAMGADVGEAMSQWLLVTLTAGIGGSMISFGSAAGVGVMGKLKGIYTFGAHMKYAWMVVLGYIVSIIVWYVQFEIFHIYF
- the guaA gene encoding glutamine-hydrolyzing GMP synthase, translated to MNNTIIVLDFGSQYTQLIARRLREESVYTEILPFNAKLSEIKAKEPKGIILSGGPASVYAKDAYFCDNGVFGLNIPILGVCYGMQLLAHTHGAEVLAADQKEYGKAELSVIKEHELFKDTPSKQIVWMSHSDYVKDLPEGFEVIAVSENSPYCAFGDDKRKFYAIQFHAEVQHSEYGTQILKNFAKYICGCESTWNMGSFAKNKIEEIRKTVGTHKVLCAVSGGVDSSVTAALLAAAVPENLILVFVDNGLLRTNEREQVEATFRTKLGVELVSIDASETFLGRLAGVVDPEKKRKIIGETFIEIFEQEAKKHGDVKFLAQGTLYTDIIESSVVGSSKTIKSHHNVGGLPDWMTFELIEPLREIFKDEVRKLGLELGLSRELVFRHPFPGPGLAIRIMGEVNKPSLELLRKADVILRDELKSSGWYNKTWQAFCVLLNVNSVGVMGDNRTYENAVCVRVVDASDGMTASFSRLPYDLLENVSRRIINEVNGINRVVYDISSKPPATIEWE
- the purD gene encoding phosphoribosylamine--glycine ligase, with translation MNILIIGSGGREYAIALKLKNEKNINLYFAPGNGAISRLGENLNIKDFYELANFAKKNSIELTIVGPEAPLSEGVVDIFKKEGLLIFGPSKAAARLEASKAYMKDFLARNNIKTARYLNTDDKEKAFKFIDTLSAPMVVKADGLCAGKGVIIANSKEEAKEAVSDMLSGASFGEAGKFVVVEEFLDGFELSFFAICDGENFVSLPVAQDHKRLLDNDEGPNTGGMGAYAPSPLASKELIKRVEEEVVKPTLKGMKNEGSPFCGVLFVGLMIVKNEPYVLEFNVRFGDPECEVLMPLIDGKLSEILLNAAKGELKPISLKDEFAVGVVMASKDYPYKSSPKAKISVLNDVKNAHIAYAGVSEQDGEIYADGGRVLVCVATAKSIKEARDRAYELCENVKFDGAHYRKDIAWQALK
- a CDS encoding multidrug effflux MFS transporter — its product is MKKENSKLFLLLFLGALSAFGPFVTDLYLPALPAITEWFKTSVTATQLTITTSMAGLAIGQLIVGPISDKFGRKLPLTISLIVYTISTIFIFFSQNIQFFIFMRIIQGLASAGSLVISRAVVSDLYKGHEMTKFFSIMMVVNGLAPILSPIGGSLLLKFTDWRGIFMALTIIGILLFIANFYFKESLSQSNRLKMPLLVTYSVFGKILRKKKFMLFVSIQTFAMGAMFAYIASSSFIFQEFYSLSPVSYSFCFASNGLGLVIGARLASLLNERKALKTGLFGTLFASIFIAFMLCSKIEVIGVIIAFFLLLLFTGFVLPTASSLAMNEGREYAGSASAILGFCPFFLGGVVSPLVGLGDIFYSTSIVILACTLLALISFFRLKRVA
- a CDS encoding cupin domain-containing protein; translation: MSKIYNLNADTKVVAKSVVSKRIFDCENAHIDVFAFDTGEELDHEMLFCDSLAWVVEGGASLYYGEKQIHIGNEQACLIEKKVWRKLVFNEPTKYISIDFKEDLVIDHLPKAAIFSLVDAVEYEKGKIVSKTLVKNENGSMSLLSFDTDQELSTHAAPGDALLIALDGEMKLTIGDEHFDIKKGDTIVLPGKIPHGLKIKDKFKMLLIVTKDKM
- a CDS encoding uroporphyrinogen-III synthase; the encoded protein is MRKIYLISNTKTADESVVNLSVSKIEFLKFELNLSDYDVLVATSKNAFNALKFNNIKAINLPVFAIANSCAVAAREFGFSEIYTGKNAHGDDFAREILPLLKGKKVIYLKGKDSASNFLEILQDGGVNIKAIVAYENVLNPYKMELKPPKNSILIFASPLNVKNFLSNFGWDESYQVVSIGKVTAKELKFTEPIVSQSQDINACIALAKTLL
- a CDS encoding TIGR02328 family protein, with amino-acid sequence MRLWHEKLIHLLPKNQLLGQHRECCALRGNGWKKKHKTVDYVFTYSPYHLFIYHVLVMVEMEKRGYKVSAEWKDKNYRGSTAEKYDNLKEEIIGSPIYKEHNIEYLADCIENLRNKGIHLKV